In Crassostrea angulata isolate pt1a10 unplaced genomic scaffold, ASM2561291v2 HiC_scaffold_57, whole genome shotgun sequence, a genomic segment contains:
- the LOC128168829 gene encoding uncharacterized protein LOC128168829 isoform X1, whose translation MNIIVRLTVLAAGCVTFCQCDACVDKLPDCGEYTKSSCKAPYVNWAYNNCKAYCGFCHTECHDKRSDCHEYGKQVCQSPYIPWAKENCEQYCGFCGHDLKCVYSPWLDLTPCSPVCGRGKKVQVRTVAIVKPGTPLEKDCTESLFRNTACNINCTIKPTAVVKVPVTETLIVTDKTHVQEPVVDTGVLDHHGPLIHVDPDTVKDVAIAGAATGVAAAGGVALGALFAELLPMLPLFAFGKRDVTEQTRDFEDFVNTVMKAQDFD comes from the exons ATGAATATCATTGTAAGATTAACAGTCTTGGCTGCAG GATGTGTGACATTCTGCCAATGCGACGCATGCGTAGATAAACTTCCAGACTGTGGTGAATACACAAAAAGTTCGTGTAAGGCCCCATATGTAAACTGGGCTTATAACAATTGTAAAGCGTACTGTGGATTTTGTC ATACGGAATGCCATGACAAAAGGAGTGATTGTCATGAGTATGGAAAACAAGTGTGTCAGTCACCCTATATACCATGGGCAAAGGAAAACTGCGAGCAATATTGTGGATTTTGTGGACAcg ATTTGAAGTGTGTATATAGTCCTTGGTTAGATCTTACTCCTTGCTCACCGGTCTGTGGGAGAGGCAAGAAAGTTCAAGTGAGAACAGTTGCCATAGTCAAACCGGGTACCCCCTTAGAAAAGGACTGCACTGAAAGTTTATTTAGGAATACCGCTTGCAATATAAATT GTACCATTAAACCGACGGCTGTTGTGAAGGTCCCCGTCACCGAAACGTTAATAGTCACAGACAAAACCCACGTTCAAGAGCCTGTGGTTGATACCGGAGTTCTTGATCACCATGGTCCTCTTATTCATGTTGACCCAGACACGGTAAAGGACGTTGCCATAGCAGGAGCCGCAACAGGAGTCGCCGCTGCGGGGGGAGTAGCCCTTGGAGCACTGTTTGCCGAGCTACTACCAATGCTGCCACTGTTTGCTTTTGGTAAAAGAGATGTCACTGAACAAACAAGAGACTTTGAAGACTTCGTTAATACAGTTATGAAGGCTCAAGATTTTGACTGa